The following nucleotide sequence is from Myxosarcina sp. GI1.
AAAATAGGAATCTTGGCAGATTATACAGATACTAATAATTGCTAGTGCAATGGAGTCAACAGGATGCAATCATCGATCGCGAAAAACAAAATTAAATATCGATTGGTAAATCCCGAACTACCTCTAGCAGTATATCGAGAAGTTGCGGCTCATTTGCGACAGGTGACAACCGTACAAACTGAATTGATTATTCGTCCTCTAAGTAGTGAAAACGAATTTGATTATAGTAAAAGTCAAATTGAAGCTTTATGGATCGAACATCCGCAATCTTTAAGCGATCGCCACAAACAGCAAATCGAGCAAATTTTAGACTATTATGCCCAACGCTATCGTCCTTGGCAAAGGCAAGCTTAGTTTAAACGCTCTTTATGTTTTTGCACCATTTGCTTTAAAACTTCACTAGATACACAGCGACGTTCGGAACAATAGCTTACTAAGCTAATACCATTAAGCATTTGGACAGTGCCAACGCGCACGCGAAAATCATCGGTAATAAACCAACAGCGTTCTTGTCCCTGGTTCTTATCGTAATCGGTATCGATTGTTAATACGCCATCTTTGCCAAACCAGTAGCGGCTAATTACAGGCAAACCTTCTACATAACCTTTGTCGCGAATCAATTTACCCGTCAGTCCTGTTTCGTCATCGGGAACATCAATTAATACCGCAGCAT
It contains:
- a CDS encoding phycobiliprotein lyase, translated to MVFQPPMTMMDFFRKSAGKWFTERSVHHFDVVADESGQSNLIVTVIEPDDPRVKEACELHGLDLSLAKGGSSFSWQSNMDDREPNPDYAAVLIDVPDDETGLTGKLIRDKGYVEGLPVISRYWFGKDGVLTIDTDYDKNQGQERCWFITDDFRVRVGTVQMLNGISLVSYCSERRCVSSEVLKQMVQKHKERLN